One Candidatus Acididesulfobacter guangdongensis genomic window carries:
- a CDS encoding UDP-glucose/GDP-mannose dehydrogenase family protein: protein MRISIIGTGYVGLVTGVCLSDSGNTVYCIDNDEDKINSLNKGIIPIYEPGLKELCDKNAKLKRLQFGSDLSKAVKNSEVIFIAVGTPPRENGEADLSNVFKVAESVALSMDSYKVIIVKSTVPVGTCDSVEKRIKELTGIPFDVVSNPEFLKEGAAIDDFQRPDRIIAGLNNHKENTKAKELISEIYEPFVRTGAPIYFMDRLSSELTKYASNAMLALRISYMNELANLCNITGADIDSIRIGIGSDKRIGKSFLFPGIGYGGSCFPKDVKALYHSAKQHRYDFKILKAVDEVNNIQKEIIVNMLLKHFKSDIKNKTFTLWGLAFKPKTDDIREAPALTIISKLLSYGASVKAFDPIAMENTKNVFPQIDYFDDMYNALKDSDGLILATEWNDFRMPDFDKIKSLLKTPAVFDGRNIYDKDKMKEYGFDYYSVGR from the coding sequence ATGCGCATTTCAATAATAGGCACAGGCTATGTAGGTCTTGTCACCGGCGTCTGCCTTTCGGATTCCGGCAATACCGTTTATTGCATAGATAACGACGAAGATAAAATAAATTCTTTAAATAAAGGTATTATCCCTATATATGAGCCAGGACTCAAAGAACTCTGCGATAAAAACGCTAAACTTAAAAGGCTGCAGTTTGGTTCCGATTTATCGAAAGCCGTTAAAAACTCGGAAGTCATATTTATAGCCGTCGGCACACCTCCGAGAGAAAACGGCGAAGCAGACCTTTCAAACGTCTTTAAGGTAGCGGAAAGCGTAGCTCTGTCCATGGATTCATACAAAGTAATTATAGTTAAAAGCACAGTTCCGGTAGGCACATGCGATTCAGTAGAAAAAAGAATAAAAGAATTAACGGGAATTCCTTTCGATGTCGTGTCTAATCCGGAGTTTTTAAAAGAAGGGGCGGCAATAGATGACTTTCAGAGACCGGACAGGATTATAGCCGGTTTAAATAATCATAAAGAAAACACCAAAGCAAAAGAGCTCATTTCCGAAATATACGAACCCTTCGTGAGAACGGGCGCTCCAATATATTTTATGGACAGACTGTCTTCTGAATTAACAAAATACGCCTCAAACGCCATGCTTGCTTTAAGAATATCCTATATGAACGAACTTGCCAATCTCTGCAATATAACGGGAGCGGACATAGACAGCATAAGAATCGGAATAGGCTCAGACAAAAGAATAGGCAAATCTTTTCTTTTCCCAGGAATAGGCTACGGCGGCAGCTGTTTTCCGAAAGACGTAAAGGCTCTTTATCACAGCGCTAAACAGCACAGATACGATTTTAAAATATTAAAAGCCGTGGACGAGGTTAACAATATCCAGAAAGAAATAATCGTCAATATGCTTTTAAAACATTTTAAATCTGATATTAAAAACAAAACATTTACACTGTGGGGTCTTGCTTTTAAACCGAAAACAGACGATATAAGAGAAGCGCCCGCCCTTACCATAATATCTAAACTTCTGTCGTACGGAGCATCCGTCAAAGCTTTTGACCCTATTGCCATGGAAAATACAAAAAACGTATTTCCGCAGATAGACTATTTTGACGATATGTATAATGCCTTAAAAGATTCCGACGGACTTATATTAGCCACCGAATGGAACGATTTCAGAATGCCTGATTTTGACAAAATAAAGTCGCTTCTAAAAACCCCCGCCGTGTTCGACGGAAGAAATATTTACGATAAAGATAAGATGAAAGAATACGGTTTTGATTATTATTCTGTCGGAAGATAG
- a CDS encoding mannose-1-phosphate guanylyltransferase/mannose-6-phosphate isomerase, with protein MTNVILCGGSGTRLWPISRELFPKQFYKFKDKLSLFQQTILRNKELCDDFTIVTNHEQYFLALDQLEEIGIKNFRFIIEPAPRNTAAAIALACFDAKSRKNPEEFVFITPSDHVIVNDIHYRNVVKAAKDLAKDDSLILFGIKPLHAETGYGYIEADFAYFNKKSLCETEMHSYSVKSFKEKPDKDTAAVYLSKPNYFWNSGMFLFNPEVLLSELKAYCPSLYESAENAYNNAKNNAFSVRIKLEDMLNIEETSIDYALLEKTLATKVIPSDIKWSDMGSFDSLYNESEKDSDENALLNFADLPDSFINVNSKKNLILFSGRTIAAVDIEDLIIVDTDDALLISKRGSSQNVKKVVEKLKEMNSELHFQHLTVHRPWGSYTVLLDSAAYKIKKILVKPKAKLSLQKHYHRSEHWIVTSGTALVTVDDKKILLKSNESTYIPIGSLHRLENPGLIPLILIEAQVGEYLKEDDIVRIEDSYNRID; from the coding sequence ATGACTAACGTTATTTTATGCGGCGGAAGCGGAACCAGATTATGGCCTATTTCAAGGGAATTATTTCCGAAGCAGTTTTATAAATTTAAAGACAAGCTATCTTTATTTCAGCAGACAATCCTTAGAAATAAAGAGTTATGCGATGATTTTACGATAGTTACGAACCATGAACAGTATTTTTTAGCCCTTGACCAGCTGGAAGAAATAGGAATCAAAAATTTTAGATTTATTATTGAACCTGCCCCGAGAAATACCGCTGCGGCAATCGCTCTTGCGTGCTTTGATGCAAAAAGTCGTAAAAACCCGGAAGAATTTGTGTTTATAACGCCCTCCGACCATGTGATTGTTAACGATATTCATTATAGAAATGTAGTAAAAGCGGCAAAAGATTTAGCTAAAGATGATAGTTTGATATTATTCGGCATAAAACCTCTTCATGCCGAAACAGGTTACGGATACATAGAAGCTGATTTTGCCTATTTCAATAAAAAAAGTTTATGTGAAACAGAAATGCACTCTTACAGCGTAAAGTCTTTTAAAGAAAAACCAGATAAAGATACAGCCGCTGTTTATTTATCAAAACCGAACTATTTTTGGAATAGCGGTATGTTCTTATTCAATCCTGAAGTCTTGCTCAGTGAACTTAAAGCATATTGTCCTTCTTTGTACGAATCAGCCGAAAATGCTTATAATAATGCAAAAAACAATGCGTTTTCCGTCAGAATTAAACTTGAAGATATGCTCAATATTGAGGAGACCTCTATTGATTACGCTTTATTAGAAAAAACCTTAGCCACTAAGGTAATACCGTCAGATATTAAATGGTCAGATATGGGAAGCTTTGATTCTTTATATAACGAATCGGAAAAAGATTCCGACGAAAATGCTTTACTGAATTTCGCGGATTTGCCAGATTCTTTTATTAATGTAAATTCCAAAAAAAATCTGATTTTGTTTTCAGGACGAACAATAGCTGCCGTAGATATTGAAGACTTAATAATAGTGGATACCGACGATGCGCTGCTTATTTCTAAAAGAGGCTCATCGCAGAATGTAAAAAAAGTGGTTGAAAAATTAAAAGAAATGAATTCAGAACTGCATTTTCAGCATTTAACCGTTCATAGACCATGGGGTTCATACACCGTTCTGCTTGATTCTGCCGCGTATAAAATTAAAAAAATACTCGTTAAACCTAAAGCAAAATTATCCCTGCAGAAACATTACCACAGGTCGGAACACTGGATAGTAACCAGCGGCACGGCGCTTGTTACGGTTGATGATAAAAAAATATTGCTTAAATCTAATGAATCAACCTATATTCCGATAGGTTCGCTGCACAGGTTGGAAAATCCCGGGCTTATTCCTTTAATCCTTATTGAGGCGCAGGTTGGAGAATATTTAAAGGAGGACGATATAGTCAGGATAGAAGATTCTTATAATAGAATAGATTAA
- a CDS encoding DHA2 family efflux MFS transporter permease subunit: MNIKNKWLIVLAVIPSTTLYSMDMSVVNVALPYIQGAMDASIEQVTWVVTGYMLSGVILMPLVSFLSSRFGRKNYYIASVMLFTISSALCGLSWDLSSIIIFRLLQGVGGGALIPLSQTYLAENFSKKEQGKAMAIFSLAIVLGPAIGPYLGGWIVTNYSWAWVFFVNIPIGLLNIILIYLIIEDPPFIKRVKDKVDWLGIIFLTVGLGALQIVLTDGQYKDWFASGYIVNMTIVSVAASILFVITELIIDKPAVNIKVLKNINLSANSFLSMVFSLGIFGSLFLLPMFLQKVMGYSAYDAGIAIMSRGLAMVISMPLAGRLFNKLGPKIMVLAGFILSIISSIQIGSMSLNMGFWNIFWPQFTQGIGFGLIIVPLIASSLITLENKYKIDGAGLFNLIRQVAGSIGIAILATMIDNNTQMAHSVLAQNVGDNTQTMMSLRRAAAITHSHIFYPPTQKVLALINGLVTKQSTMIAFNLAFIFMAVCFAVSIPVIFLLKGSKDSKDKDGSASISIE, from the coding sequence ATGAATATAAAAAATAAGTGGCTCATAGTATTAGCCGTCATTCCAAGCACAACGCTCTACAGTATGGATATGAGCGTTGTAAACGTGGCTCTTCCTTACATTCAGGGGGCAATGGACGCATCTATCGAACAGGTAACGTGGGTAGTAACCGGATATATGCTTTCAGGCGTAATATTAATGCCGCTTGTCAGTTTTCTGAGTTCACGTTTCGGCAGAAAAAATTATTATATTGCATCCGTCATGTTATTTACTATCAGTTCTGCATTATGCGGATTATCTTGGGATTTAAGTTCCATAATAATATTCCGTCTGCTGCAGGGCGTCGGAGGAGGCGCTCTGATTCCTTTATCTCAAACTTATCTTGCTGAAAATTTTTCAAAAAAAGAACAGGGTAAAGCAATGGCTATATTCAGTTTAGCTATTGTGCTGGGTCCTGCAATAGGACCTTATCTCGGAGGCTGGATAGTCACCAATTATTCATGGGCATGGGTTTTTTTCGTAAATATTCCTATAGGTTTATTAAATATCATACTTATATATCTTATAATAGAAGACCCCCCGTTTATAAAAAGAGTAAAAGACAAAGTTGACTGGCTCGGAATAATTTTTTTGACCGTCGGACTTGGAGCGCTTCAGATTGTATTGACTGACGGACAATACAAAGACTGGTTTGCATCAGGCTATATAGTCAATATGACGATAGTTTCGGTAGCAGCTTCTATACTTTTTGTAATTACGGAACTTATCATAGATAAACCTGCCGTAAACATAAAAGTTTTAAAGAATATAAATTTATCGGCGAATTCTTTTCTATCCATGGTATTCAGCCTCGGCATATTCGGAAGCTTATTTCTTTTACCGATGTTCCTGCAAAAAGTAATGGGATATTCTGCATATGACGCCGGAATAGCAATAATGTCAAGGGGTCTTGCTATGGTCATAAGCATGCCGCTCGCCGGCAGATTGTTTAATAAATTAGGTCCTAAAATTATGGTGCTTGCAGGGTTTATTTTATCTATTATATCATCCATTCAAATTGGTTCGATGAGTTTAAATATGGGATTCTGGAATATTTTTTGGCCGCAGTTCACGCAGGGCATCGGCTTCGGTTTGATTATAGTGCCTCTCATAGCTTCTTCTCTGATAACATTAGAAAACAAATACAAAATAGACGGAGCAGGTCTGTTTAATCTCATAAGACAAGTAGCAGGCTCCATAGGTATAGCAATTTTAGCAACCATGATTGATAATAATACCCAAATGGCTCATTCCGTTTTAGCGCAAAATGTCGGAGATAACACCCAGACTATGATGTCGTTGAGGAGGGCTGCCGCAATAACACACTCGCATATATTTTATCCGCCTACTCAAAAAGTCTTAGCCCTTATTAACGGATTGGTAACAAAACAATCTACCATGATAGCTTTTAATCTTGCATTTATTTTTATGGCGGTATGTTTTGCCGTATCGATACCTGTTATATTTTTGCTGAAAGGCTCTAAAGACTCTAAAGATAAAGACGGTTCGGCTTCTATATCTATAGAATAG
- a CDS encoding HlyD family secretion protein produces MDIKNNDAAKESALNNNGSAEENKTEENKINESKNKNKKSKVKKKYILIVSLIVLAILTIIELPNIKFMFSHVTTSDAFIDGSSAIVPIAPQVKGKVVQVYVRQNQYVTKGQPLFKIDQSDYIQAVNKAGAAFKANKNQINQISISILVQNNLLDKAKYQLIADEALEKLDRENYIRYYNLLKGNATSKLLYDEMLTKYKMIKAKVNADKANINQIASSISESESAEKSKTFMSKTAMASYKIAEINLKRTVVYAPCSGYIAKKNVNVGSYVMPGIPYLNVVNLHKIWVVANFKESDINNIKIGAPVIIKVDAYPNQTFHGVVSSFQSGTGSVFSLLPPENATGNYIKVVQRVPVKIDLTKVFYTSTPLYPGLSVEPYVLIVKK; encoded by the coding sequence ATGGATATTAAAAATAATGACGCTGCCAAAGAATCTGCACTTAATAATAACGGTTCCGCAGAGGAGAACAAGACTGAAGAAAACAAGATTAATGAAAGCAAAAATAAAAATAAGAAAAGTAAAGTTAAGAAAAAGTATATATTAATAGTTTCTCTGATTGTTTTAGCAATATTAACAATCATAGAACTGCCTAATATAAAATTTATGTTTAGCCATGTTACCACAAGCGATGCTTTTATTGACGGCAGCAGCGCAATTGTCCCGATTGCCCCGCAGGTGAAAGGAAAAGTGGTTCAGGTTTACGTTAGACAAAATCAATACGTAACAAAAGGGCAGCCACTTTTTAAAATTGACCAGTCTGACTATATTCAGGCTGTAAATAAAGCCGGAGCAGCTTTCAAAGCAAATAAAAATCAGATAAATCAGATATCTATATCTATTTTAGTGCAGAATAATCTGTTAGATAAAGCAAAGTACCAGCTTATTGCCGATGAAGCTTTAGAAAAGTTAGACCGTGAAAATTATATAAGATATTATAATCTGCTTAAAGGAAATGCGACTTCAAAACTTTTATACGATGAAATGCTGACTAAGTATAAAATGATAAAAGCAAAAGTAAATGCTGATAAAGCTAATATAAATCAGATTGCATCAAGTATATCGGAATCTGAATCTGCTGAAAAATCAAAAACGTTTATGTCTAAAACCGCCATGGCTTCGTATAAAATTGCAGAAATTAACTTAAAAAGAACTGTAGTTTATGCCCCATGCAGCGGTTATATAGCTAAAAAAAACGTCAATGTAGGAAGTTACGTAATGCCGGGTATTCCCTATTTAAATGTTGTAAATCTTCATAAAATATGGGTTGTTGCAAATTTTAAAGAATCCGATATCAATAATATAAAAATAGGAGCGCCGGTTATTATAAAAGTAGATGCCTATCCGAATCAAACTTTTCACGGGGTTGTTTCAAGCTTTCAATCCGGAACAGGCTCTGTTTTCAGTCTTTTACCCCCGGAAAATGCAACCGGCAATTATATCAAGGTCGTTCAGAGAGTTCCCGTAAAAATAGACCTGACTAAAGTGTTTTATACTTCTACTCCTTTATATCCGGGGTTATCGGTCGAGCCGTATGTTTTAATAGTTAAAAAATAA
- a CDS encoding TolC family protein has protein sequence MKMPALKIFFTFLLPSILFINIIRVIPVCADSIKNQSVQGTQRHRLKHEKNIEHIYIKHIKRIKLRNIKNLKTNKLFTLRMAIKAALKNSDLIKSAVERIKAAEANLNSMTADMLPKLTFHYNASRMEYQPYLATPHMPIPVFDSSGVKNGYMFFPPRIYMNSVANFNWNAEITQPVFTGFALLDKRQLAALGINIARVYKKEAVLNIIESVKIAYFNVLRFQKQLKVAQEQVRSLKSHEMQAREFYKQGIIPYNDLLKSQVALANALQYRVNSKASLNIAISNFNTILNENLNGIKKFKNVKYVKSNGAETYRFSYKKLNNLTDYALRNRPGLKVFKFRIKQLNLKEKIADSRYYPQISAFAAYSQSGQNWLASSNEFSNQANKIIGLSATWTLFNWFKTSDNYQKQRHDKLALKYNLKSYINNVRLQIKSNLLELNAAYNNIKAANLAVKQAKENLKITNLQYKQQVVTSTEVLDAETYLKRAKLNYYNSLYGYDIFLAKLERSIGRNTYGY, from the coding sequence ATGAAAATGCCTGCGTTAAAAATATTTTTTACATTTTTGCTTCCGTCAATTTTATTTATTAATATAATCCGTGTAATTCCAGTTTGTGCGGACAGTATAAAAAATCAAAGCGTACAAGGCACACAAAGACATAGGCTAAAACATGAAAAAAATATAGAACATATATATATTAAACATATAAAACGTATAAAACTCCGCAATATAAAAAATTTAAAAACGAACAAGCTTTTTACGCTAAGAATGGCTATCAAAGCCGCTCTTAAAAACAGCGATCTGATAAAGAGCGCCGTCGAACGGATCAAAGCTGCCGAAGCAAATTTAAACAGTATGACTGCGGATATGCTGCCAAAATTAACATTCCATTATAATGCTTCGCGCATGGAATATCAGCCTTATCTCGCAACCCCGCATATGCCGATACCGGTTTTCGATTCATCAGGAGTAAAAAACGGATACATGTTTTTTCCTCCGAGAATCTATATGAATTCTGTTGCAAACTTTAACTGGAATGCGGAAATAACACAGCCTGTTTTTACCGGCTTTGCGCTATTGGACAAAAGACAGCTGGCAGCTCTGGGCATTAATATTGCCAGAGTCTACAAAAAAGAAGCGGTATTAAATATTATAGAATCCGTAAAGATTGCGTATTTCAATGTTTTGAGATTTCAGAAACAGCTTAAGGTAGCGCAGGAACAGGTGAGGTCATTAAAATCGCATGAAATGCAGGCTCGGGAATTTTATAAACAGGGAATTATTCCTTACAATGACCTGCTAAAATCACAAGTCGCGCTTGCAAATGCGCTACAATACAGAGTTAATTCAAAAGCTTCCTTAAATATTGCGATATCAAATTTTAATACTATTTTGAACGAAAATCTCAACGGCATTAAAAAATTCAAAAACGTTAAATATGTGAAGTCTAACGGGGCAGAGACATACCGATTTTCATATAAAAAATTAAACAATTTAACTGATTACGCTTTACGAAACAGACCGGGTTTAAAAGTATTTAAATTCAGAATTAAACAATTAAATCTTAAAGAAAAAATTGCCGATAGCAGGTATTATCCTCAAATCTCTGCTTTTGCGGCTTATTCCCAATCCGGTCAGAACTGGCTTGCCTCAAGCAATGAATTTTCTAATCAGGCAAACAAAATCATTGGATTAAGCGCAACATGGACCCTGTTTAACTGGTTTAAAACATCAGATAATTATCAAAAACAACGGCATGACAAATTAGCTTTGAAGTATAATCTTAAATCTTACATAAATAACGTCAGGCTTCAGATTAAAAGCAATCTTTTAGAACTTAACGCCGCTTATAATAATATTAAAGCGGCAAACTTAGCCGTAAAACAGGCCAAAGAAAATCTTAAAATAACTAACCTGCAATATAAACAGCAGGTTGTTACATCAACGGAGGTTTTAGATGCGGAAACCTATCTTAAACGCGCAAAATTAAATTATTATAATTCATTATACGGATATGATATATTTTTAGCAAAACTTGAAAGATCTATCGGGAGAAATACTTATGGATATTAA